One Gadus morhua chromosome 23, gadMor3.0, whole genome shotgun sequence DNA segment encodes these proteins:
- the shrprbck1r gene encoding ranBP-type and C3HC4-type zinc finger-containing protein 1 isoform X2 translates to MSSSSGGWTETVSPDPSASLPGFEASRSTLEGHTVLMSVRVSVCHSGIRPLCLPGAGEESLYLQLSMDPGKSGEFRLSLRDSSGTARSVTIADFDLRTVNYEVKSPKCHELSLAAPPHDKMSFNFRCEQEAQEWATVVVSSLREAQRVAEALSSNDPLVSMETPGSESLVALQCTEDSCVELSRAIEVGDVSVASSLAAALARQNAALRIRPAPRSGPDQELRLAVVVEDCSSSCSVTVKVFPHSTIAAIKQQVFLEYGFPPRVQRWVIGQCLCADQRSLASYGVRRDGDTAYLYLLSSRTARLSPQPANLDQEGTIGASWSQGHLASSTLPPRLGPGCSPGTAGLSAGTERENISEIRELINLEMPQLGEALSIGRVASGTQGWPCPSCTYINKPTRPGCEICSTGRPEGYAIPGAYRPDHLELRRIQQEKEAVRQYQQAREAERRENFARLVQLDGQEVVCNPEAVDCRICYADLQPGQGVLLRECLHCFCRECLRSVIMLCEDPEVACPYRDETYSCSCILQEREIKALVSGEEYGRWLQRGLQVAESRCEGSYHCATADCPGWCVYEDTVNVFHCPVCRQHNCLLCKAIHEGMNCKQYQDDLTSRAINDSAARRTRDLLKTLVQSGEAMHCPQCGIIVQKKEGCDWLRCTVCHTEICWVTRGPRWGPGGPGDNSGGCHCNINKQKCHPKCQNCH, encoded by the exons ATGTCGTCGAGTTCAGGCGGGTGGACCGAGACCGTGAGCCCGGACCCGTCTGCTTCGCTACCCGGCTTTGAGGCCTCGCGGTCCACCCTGGAGGGTCACACAGTCCTGATGTCGGTTCGGGTATCGGTGTGCCACTCTGGTATCCGACCGCTGTGTCTGCCAGGAGCGGGCGAGGAGTCGCTATATTTACAACTCAGCATGGACCCTGGGAAGTCCGGGGAATTCCGACTCTCGCTCCGGGACAGCAGCGGAACTGCCCGAAGTGTG ACCATCGCCGATTTTGACCTGCGGACAGTGAACTACGAGGTGAAGTCGCCCAAGTGCCATGAGCTCAGCCTGGCCGCCCCCCCTCACGACAAGATGAGCTTCAACTTCCGCTGTGAGCAGGAGGCCCAGGAGTGGGCCACCGTGGTGGTCTCGTCACTAAGAGAAGCGCAAAGGG TGGCCGAGGCCTTGTCCTCGAATGACCCcctggtttccatggagacgCCAGGGTCTGAGAGCTTGGTAGCCCTGCAGTGCACAG AGGACTCGTGTGTGGAGCTGAGCAGAGCTATCGAGGTGGGGGACGTGTCGGTGGCCTCCAGCCTCGCTGCCGCCCTGGCCCGGCAGAACGCGGCTCTGAGGATCCGCCCCGCGCCCCGGAGTGGCCCGGACCAGGAGCTCCG CTTGGCTGTTGTAGTGGAGGAttgttcctcttcctgttccgtCACGGTCAAAGTCTTCCCCCACTCCACTATTGCAGCCATTAAACAGCAG GTCTTCCTGGAGTACGGGTTCCCCCCGAGGGTCCAGCGCTGGGTGATCGGCCAGTGCCTGTGCGCTGACCAGCGCTCCCTCGCCTCGTACGGCGTGCGTCGGGACGGCGACACGGCCTACCTTTACCTGCTGTCGTCACGCACCGCCCGCCTGTCGCCTCAGCCAGCCAACCTCGACCAGgagggcaccatcggggcctcCTGGTCGCAGGGTCATCTGGCCTCCAGCACTCTGCCTCCCAGACTGGGCCCCGGCTGCAGCCCAG GAACGGCTGGTCTTTCAGCGGGaaccgagagagagaatatCTCTGAAATCAGAGAGCTCATCAACTTGGAAATGCCTCAACTTGGTGAAGCACTGAGCATCGGCAGAGTAGCATCAGGCACACAg GGTTGGCCCTGCCCCTCTTGCACCTACATCAACAAGCCCACCCGCCCGGGCTGTGAGATCTGCAGCACGGGCCGCCCCGAGGGCTACGCCATCCCGGGGGCTTACCGGCCAGACCACCTGGAGCTCAGACGCATCCAACAGGAGAAGGAGGCCGTCAGACAGTACCAACAG GCCAGGGAGGCGGAGCGCAGGGAGAACTTTGCCCGGCTGGTGCAGTTGGATGGCCAGGAGGTGGTGTGCAACCCGGAGGCAGTAGACTGTAGGATCTGCTATGCGGACCTCCAGCCAGGCCAGGGTGTGCTGCTCAGGGAGTGTCTCCACTGCTTCTGCCG AGAGTGCTTGCGCTCTGTGATCATGCTATGTGAGGACCCAGAGGTGGCGTGTCCCTACAGAGACGAGACGTACTCCTGCTCCTGCATCCTGCAGGAGCGAGAGATCAAAGCT CTGGTGTCCGGGGAGGAGTACGGCCGCTGGCTGCAGCGCGGCCTGCAGGTGGCGGAGTCGCGCTGCGAGGGCAGCTACCACTGCGCCACGGCGGACTGTCCTGGCTGGTGCGTGTACGAGGACACGGTCAACGTCTTCCACTGCCCCGTCTGCCGCCAGCACAACTGCCTGCTCTGCAAG GCGATCCACGAGGGCATGAACTGTAAGCAGTACCAGGACGACCTCACGTCCAGAGCCATAAACGACTCAGCGGCCAGACGCACCAGAGATCTGCTCAAG ACCCTGGTGCAGTCGGGGGAGGCCATGCACTGTCCTCAGTGTGGCATCATTGTCCAGAAGaaggagggctgtgattggctgcgcTGCACTGTCTGTCACACTGAGATTTGCTGGGTGACCAGGGGGCCACGCTGGGGCCCCGGG GGTCCCGGGGACAACAGCGGGGGATGCCATTGCAACATCAACAAGCAGAAGTGCCACCCCAAATGTCAGAACTGCCACTAG
- the shrprbck1r gene encoding ranBP-type and C3HC4-type zinc finger-containing protein 1 isoform X1, whose product MSSSSGGWTETVSPDPSASLPGFEASRSTLEGHTVLMSVRVSVCHSGIRPLCLPGAGEESLYLQLSMDPGKSGEFRLSLRDSSGTARSVCSFPHVQTIADFDLRTVNYEVKSPKCHELSLAAPPHDKMSFNFRCEQEAQEWATVVVSSLREAQRVAEALSSNDPLVSMETPGSESLVALQCTEDSCVELSRAIEVGDVSVASSLAAALARQNAALRIRPAPRSGPDQELRLAVVVEDCSSSCSVTVKVFPHSTIAAIKQQVFLEYGFPPRVQRWVIGQCLCADQRSLASYGVRRDGDTAYLYLLSSRTARLSPQPANLDQEGTIGASWSQGHLASSTLPPRLGPGCSPGTAGLSAGTERENISEIRELINLEMPQLGEALSIGRVASGTQGWPCPSCTYINKPTRPGCEICSTGRPEGYAIPGAYRPDHLELRRIQQEKEAVRQYQQAREAERRENFARLVQLDGQEVVCNPEAVDCRICYADLQPGQGVLLRECLHCFCRECLRSVIMLCEDPEVACPYRDETYSCSCILQEREIKALVSGEEYGRWLQRGLQVAESRCEGSYHCATADCPGWCVYEDTVNVFHCPVCRQHNCLLCKAIHEGMNCKQYQDDLTSRAINDSAARRTRDLLKTLVQSGEAMHCPQCGIIVQKKEGCDWLRCTVCHTEICWVTRGPRWGPGGPGDNSGGCHCNINKQKCHPKCQNCH is encoded by the exons ATGTCGTCGAGTTCAGGCGGGTGGACCGAGACCGTGAGCCCGGACCCGTCTGCTTCGCTACCCGGCTTTGAGGCCTCGCGGTCCACCCTGGAGGGTCACACAGTCCTGATGTCGGTTCGGGTATCGGTGTGCCACTCTGGTATCCGACCGCTGTGTCTGCCAGGAGCGGGCGAGGAGTCGCTATATTTACAACTCAGCATGGACCCTGGGAAGTCCGGGGAATTCCGACTCTCGCTCCGGGACAGCAGCGGAACTGCCCGAAGTGTG TGTTCATTTCCCCACGTTCAGACCATCGCCGATTTTGACCTGCGGACAGTGAACTACGAGGTGAAGTCGCCCAAGTGCCATGAGCTCAGCCTGGCCGCCCCCCCTCACGACAAGATGAGCTTCAACTTCCGCTGTGAGCAGGAGGCCCAGGAGTGGGCCACCGTGGTGGTCTCGTCACTAAGAGAAGCGCAAAGGG TGGCCGAGGCCTTGTCCTCGAATGACCCcctggtttccatggagacgCCAGGGTCTGAGAGCTTGGTAGCCCTGCAGTGCACAG AGGACTCGTGTGTGGAGCTGAGCAGAGCTATCGAGGTGGGGGACGTGTCGGTGGCCTCCAGCCTCGCTGCCGCCCTGGCCCGGCAGAACGCGGCTCTGAGGATCCGCCCCGCGCCCCGGAGTGGCCCGGACCAGGAGCTCCG CTTGGCTGTTGTAGTGGAGGAttgttcctcttcctgttccgtCACGGTCAAAGTCTTCCCCCACTCCACTATTGCAGCCATTAAACAGCAG GTCTTCCTGGAGTACGGGTTCCCCCCGAGGGTCCAGCGCTGGGTGATCGGCCAGTGCCTGTGCGCTGACCAGCGCTCCCTCGCCTCGTACGGCGTGCGTCGGGACGGCGACACGGCCTACCTTTACCTGCTGTCGTCACGCACCGCCCGCCTGTCGCCTCAGCCAGCCAACCTCGACCAGgagggcaccatcggggcctcCTGGTCGCAGGGTCATCTGGCCTCCAGCACTCTGCCTCCCAGACTGGGCCCCGGCTGCAGCCCAG GAACGGCTGGTCTTTCAGCGGGaaccgagagagagaatatCTCTGAAATCAGAGAGCTCATCAACTTGGAAATGCCTCAACTTGGTGAAGCACTGAGCATCGGCAGAGTAGCATCAGGCACACAg GGTTGGCCCTGCCCCTCTTGCACCTACATCAACAAGCCCACCCGCCCGGGCTGTGAGATCTGCAGCACGGGCCGCCCCGAGGGCTACGCCATCCCGGGGGCTTACCGGCCAGACCACCTGGAGCTCAGACGCATCCAACAGGAGAAGGAGGCCGTCAGACAGTACCAACAG GCCAGGGAGGCGGAGCGCAGGGAGAACTTTGCCCGGCTGGTGCAGTTGGATGGCCAGGAGGTGGTGTGCAACCCGGAGGCAGTAGACTGTAGGATCTGCTATGCGGACCTCCAGCCAGGCCAGGGTGTGCTGCTCAGGGAGTGTCTCCACTGCTTCTGCCG AGAGTGCTTGCGCTCTGTGATCATGCTATGTGAGGACCCAGAGGTGGCGTGTCCCTACAGAGACGAGACGTACTCCTGCTCCTGCATCCTGCAGGAGCGAGAGATCAAAGCT CTGGTGTCCGGGGAGGAGTACGGCCGCTGGCTGCAGCGCGGCCTGCAGGTGGCGGAGTCGCGCTGCGAGGGCAGCTACCACTGCGCCACGGCGGACTGTCCTGGCTGGTGCGTGTACGAGGACACGGTCAACGTCTTCCACTGCCCCGTCTGCCGCCAGCACAACTGCCTGCTCTGCAAG GCGATCCACGAGGGCATGAACTGTAAGCAGTACCAGGACGACCTCACGTCCAGAGCCATAAACGACTCAGCGGCCAGACGCACCAGAGATCTGCTCAAG ACCCTGGTGCAGTCGGGGGAGGCCATGCACTGTCCTCAGTGTGGCATCATTGTCCAGAAGaaggagggctgtgattggctgcgcTGCACTGTCTGTCACACTGAGATTTGCTGGGTGACCAGGGGGCCACGCTGGGGCCCCGGG GGTCCCGGGGACAACAGCGGGGGATGCCATTGCAACATCAACAAGCAGAAGTGCCACCCCAAATGTCAGAACTGCCACTAG
- the prlh2 gene encoding prolactin releasing hormone 2, which translates to MLLTRLCLLSYRWLAAALVILLLASSTVTLAHSTTVEHDFHIVHNVDNRSPEIDPFWYVGRGVRPIGRFGKRHSGLVSLAGRSLEPVLSSLEPVLSSLELLLNTLRNKEDSGKSRMEQGRDWLP; encoded by the exons ATGCTGCTGACGCGCCTGTGCCTGTTGTCCTACCGCTGGCTCGCCGCGGCTCtagtcatcctcctcctcgcctcctccaCCGTCACCCTCGCTCACAGCACAACTGTTGAGCACGACTTCCACATCGTGCACAACGTCGACAACAGAA gtccaGAGATAGACCCCTTCTGGTACGTGGGCCGAGGGGTCCGTCCCATCGGGCGCTTCGGGAAGCGGCACAGCGGCTTGGTGTCGCTGGCCGGCCGCTCCCTGGAGCCCGTGCTCAGCTCCCTGGAGCCCGTGCTCAGCTCCCTGGAGCTCCTCCTCAACACGCTACGCAACAAGGAGGACTCTGGGAAATCACGCATGGAGCAGGGCCGGGATTGGCTCCCTTGA